The nucleotide window ggaacctcgaggaggaggtgtatataatgcaacctgagggattcgtgtccaagaactgcccagataaagtgtgtaggttgcttaaatccatttatggactaaagcaagcttctcgaagttggaacataagatttgatgagtcaatcagatcttatgacttcgttaagaacgaagatgagccttgtgtatacaggaaggtaagtgggagcgctattacctttttggtgttatatgtggatgacatcctcatcattgggaatgacgtaggaatgctatccatagtaaagacttggttatctagacacttctcgataaaggacttaggggaatcatcctatatcttggggattagaatctatagagatagatccaagaggatgcttggcttgtcctagtccaggtacatagaaaccattgtcaaaaggtttggcattgaaaattctaagaaagggcgaacatgtatatgataccttatgcctcagcaatatggtatatcatgtatgccatgctatgtactaggcctgatatatcgCATgccctgagtgtcacgagcaggtatcaggcggatccaggcttggagcactggaaagcagtaaagtgtatccttaagtacttgagaaggactaaggatcttttactagtatatggaggtaatagccttaaggttgaaggcttcactgactcaagttttcagtctgatgtcgatgatagcaagtcgaattcaaggtatatgtacaccttgaatggaggagcagtgtgctggaagagttccaagcaagataccactgctgactcgaccacagaggcggagtacattgctgcatcagatgcagcaaaggagggagtctaggtgaagaagttcatcacagatttgggagtcgatacagatagcgacaagtcaacttccttatattgcgacaactatgaggtgattactcaaataagggaacccgggtctcatcagaagtgttctgaggaggttccagcttataagagagatcgtaacccgaggagacgtAGTAGtgtaaagagttccatccgaagataacattgtagatccactgacaaagccgttgtctcagattatctttgagcgtcacaggggtctgatggggatcaagtgggagattgctagtcataggtgcccagcaagccaatcacgtgagtgatgacacgtgtgacttgatacagaatctttttgcttattatattttggcgtatatcactttataactattgcataaatgcatatatatattgtgatgtccttggatttgtgcaatgggaatcagatcgtgatgagatcacgataatgagatcgattcaccttcaaacacatatcctaaataatcccggtcataggttactcgagagggacatcgtgataacaggatagactggtgtgctgtatacccgtccatatgatggatgcagctggtctcatagctgctcgtgtagggacactagggatacagtacaggtgctcattggagaatgagttcactgattgatctgcttacggaatgctggatggttgatgatgccttattatcagacagcgattccgtagtcttagtggtgtatctggtccttagacttgagacaccaaggatgtcctgtataagtgctccactctttgataccagacttataggtttgactgtcccagatctagtacaactggtcattgggagtggtagtcgaccttacgagggctattgagcgtcgatagaggatcatccactctcggcgtcatgagaggaatatcccatgtgttcttgctcagataaatccttggccagggttattcgggttgagagagaaagagttctctggaagaatccgattagagcgagactcgagtagaaactgtgtgggtctgacaacaccatgctcgatatacggtctctggtatattagatggatgaaggactataggtacacgataactgaggacagacaggtccaatggattggattcccctgtatcgtctggggactacggcgtagtggcctagtacgtccgtagtcgatgagtcgagtgaattattacagagataataattcactgagttagaaggagttctgacaggtatgactcacggccagctcgatattgggcctagagggtcacacacatatggtaggcattgcgatgagtagaggttcggacatgagatatccgacggagcccttatcttattggatgcagatccaatacccactagggaaggacccattagggtttgacacgggatctctataaataggagggattcacagcctcataggctagagtctttgcttgcccttcctattctcctctccctctccacctcagagtaggcctggagttttgaggagcgtcgtcgcaaccctgctgtgtggatcaccgctagagaggaggacgcttgacctccttcaccctctcctaaggatctgcaaggaaacatggatatacgatctccctaggtaacacaatctctatacgcagttttgtgttttgcggattttttgtgcaccaatcttcgcacgacgacgaacatctttttgggaatcggggatttttgttttcttgttcttccgctacgcatatgatgtcgccccccatgatttcccaacagttttcACCTAAACGGTTGtgcgtgtgctgattgccctcaaagCAGCTCCGCTAGGTCCTCCACATTTACATactaagtgtttttatgagtgcttgtctcgctctgataccatatgccaTGGACATAGCTAGTTtttcctaagttgtgcggcaccttaAATGtctgtctgcaaaggtcagcctccctgaaacctcccgtggtcccttaggacctataaaagagaaaacgagttagagaaatcatctcactcgggatccacaagcaaatatttctaaaaacatttcatagacaatgcaaattacaaatagatttTACAAACTCTAaacggttacacaacaaaggataaaaattatccactacaaaccgaatatctctcacaagtgttaacattacacaacctttatttacaagcctaagaaggctatcaaaccaactaaaatgaggctattaagccttcgaccgttcctctacgTGCTGTGCAAAGCATCAAAAAACAGAaatacacggacatatataagtattatattaaatatcatatttaaaactTTATCCGTGACAATAcggtaaatataaatttaattaaaatcttGGCTCGTCTTTACAATCTCATTCATGACCGCTCatattcaaaaataatatgtCACTTGCTACAATTTTGACATTGTTAGAAAAATGTGTAGAAGTTGAcgaatgctatatatatatatatatatatatatactctgaaTGGTTGACTTGACCTGGACAACACATTATACAAGTCGAACATGTTTTCCAAGACGAGATTTGACTGCAAGTATTCTAAGTTTTATTTAATCTCCCAACAAAAGGAAAACATTTGTACTCAAATTGATGAGTTGCTAGTGTTttttagaaaaagaaagaaaaattaactATCAAAGGGGAAGCATATAATTCAACGTAGAAGTCGTCCTCTTGCACGGTTTATCAACTTAACTGCCGACATAGCAAAATACAAAACCATCAAAATTCTTGTGGTCCTCTTCTATTTGCATCCTTCAATTTTTGTGAACAGTACGATACCATACATGACACGGTAAAAGTATTCATCCATAAATCAATTTTTGTGAACAGTACGATACCATACATGACACGGTAAACGTATTCATCCATAAATCTTCCATGGATAGTGACATCTTTCTAATAATTTGACCACAAGCAAATATCAGTTCAATTAAAATCTTGACTCATCTTTCAAATCTCATTCATTATCACTCATATTTGGGACaagattgatatactccaaaagtaATACGTCTCAACTATAGTTTTGACATTTCGTATGAATCCTTTTGTCTTCTTCTCATACAACGAGTACCTAGCAACTTTCTAGAAAAATCCCTATGGTTGAGTTGAGTTGACTTGAGAAGTATCAgcttgtgatatatatatatatatatatatatatatatatatatatatatatatatatatatatatatatatatatatatatatatatatatatgtttcccaACGAAAGGGAAACATATGTACTCAATTTGGtgagttattattttttttaagaaaaagaagaaaaaattgatgATCAAAGGGAAAACATATAATTCAACATAGTAGTCTCTGGCATAGCTTATCAACTTAATTGCTGATATAGGAAGATACAAACCCACCAAAATTCCTGTCTAAAATATCTTTCTTCCTCACATATCCACTTGATTGGTAATATATCAACATTTTGTGATTTACACAACAAAAAAAAGTTACTTCAAAAGAGAATCAAGGTGGCAAGAGTGGCACGTCTAACACGACCTGAGATACACTACACATTGATTTCTCTATTTGTATCTTTTAATTTTAGTGGACACTACGATACATTACATAACATGGTATAGTATTCACCACCTCATCTCCCATCCCGTAGACCTCTCCGTGGACTTGTGACATCGCTGTATGATTCGTTTAATAAGTGTTtaaaaaaagtaattttgatgccaAAGACAAAAATATTTAGGAGAGGAAAAGTCTAAGCAGCATGCATACCACAGGATGTCATGATCATCATCAGAATGGAATTTCGAGTAATAGTTGTGGAATTCTAGTGGCCGATGCACGCATGCAGTGAGAGAATTGGCCAATAATATTGATCTGTATCACATATAAATACTTTTACCTCTTTGCTCAACTAccatataacacaaaaaaaactatTCGCCTTCTTGTCTTGCTGTATTCTGCACTTATGGCATCTCAGCTTCACAAAACTTTGCTTTGTGCCACTTTGTTGCTACCGCTGCTATTGCTTCCCCGTGCTCTTCTTGTCAAAGCTTCACTCGGATCCCAAGGGAGGGCATTGCTCCACTGGAAAGCCACTCTTAGGAGTCGTCAATCCCTGAGATCTTGGAACCTCAATTCTAGTCCTTGCAATTGGACCGGAGTTACATGCAATTACCCTGTCACAGTTAGAGGGCTTGCGGTGATCACCGAGATATCCCTGCCGAGCATGGAGTTGGCAGGACCACTTGATGCTCTTGATTTCTCGGCATTGGGATCGCTCCTCCATCTCAATCTCTCGTACAACCAGCTTGGTGGGATAATTCCTCCGGTCATCTCGGCTCTCTCCAGGCTCGTATCTCTTGATCTCACTGGCAATCTGTTCACAAGCAAAATCCCAATTGAGATAGACTCCATGAAAGATATCCAATTCTTGAGTCTTAGCCAAAACCAAATGATTGGTGCTATACCTCCATCTCTGAGCAACCTCACCGGTCTTGTGTCCTTGCACTTGGACAATAATAAGCTTGTGGGTGTCATTCCTAAGGAGTTAGGGAGGCTCCACGAGTTGATGTATCTGGATCTCGGGGACAATAGCCTATTTGGTTCAATCCCTTCTGGTCTAGGAAATTTGACAAAGCTACACCACTTGGGTCTTTACCAAAATCAGTTAACTGGAGCCATACCTCGAGAATTGGGAAATCTAGTTAATCTCATTTACTTATCAATCTCTAATAATAATCTAACGAGTGGAGTTTTCTCTTCTTTTGGAAACCTAACTAAGCTACAATCAATTTTTCTATGGAGAAATCAACTCTCAGGTCCTATCCCTTTTGAGATTGGAAACCTCGTTGAGGTTATCAATCTCGATTTCTCGGGAAACCTATTAACAAATTCGATTCCTTCCTCAATAGGAAATATGACCAAATTAAATAACCTTTATCTTTGGGGGAATCAATTATCTGATTTTATTCCTCTTGAGATTGGAAATCTAATTGAAGTTACTGatctcgaactctcaacaaatCTTTTGACTGGTCCTATCCCTTTCTCTATTGGAAACATGAGCCAATTAGAATTCTTATACATGGATACGAACCAGCTCTCAGGCTTATTTCCTCGATCGGTTGGCAAGTTAAGCAAACTCAGAGAACTACATGCATTCGATAATaagttgtctggacctttgcctatGGAGATCAACAACATTACTGGACTGACAAATCTAGAGCTGTCAAATAATAGCTTCGTCGGTTATGTACCCCCAAACATATGCAAAGATGGAGCCCTAAAGTACCTCACTCTTGATACGAACAACTTCCAAGGTCTCATTCCCACGATCTTGAAAAACTGTACGACACTTGAAAGGGTCCGTCTTGAACACAATAAACTCACGGGAGATGTATCTCAATGTCTTGGAGTGTATCCCCATCTTTATTATATGGATTTGAGCTTCAATCTACTCTCCGGTGCACTCTCACCAGACTGGGCAAAATGGCACAATCTGACGCTCTTCAGAATCTCAAATAACAACATCACCGGAGTCATACCCACCGAATTTGGGCAGTTGACGAAACTGGGAGAGCTGGACCTCTCTTCCAATTACCTACAAGGAGAGATCCCAAAGAGCTTCGGCAGCTTAACCCTTCTCTACAATCTGAGCTTGGGCAACAACCAACTCGTCGGCCATGTCCCTCTGGAGATTGGAATGCTGTCCAatcttgaactgcttgatctcTCATCCAACAACTTGGCAGGAAGAATCCCAGATCAATTAGGCAACTGCATGAAACTCCGATCGTTGAAGCTTAACAACAACAACTTCAGTGGAACCATTCCTTTGGCCATTGGTAATCTGGTGTACCTTCAAGACACCTTTGACATCAGCCAGAACTCACTAACAGGGGAGATTCCATTCGAACTCAGCAAATTGGTGATGCTGCAAAGCCTGAATCTATCGCATAATTACTTGTCGGGTCATCTTCCATCTTCGCTAACATATATGACGAGCTTGTCTACCGTAGATGTATCCTACAATGAACTGGACGGCCCTGTTCCTGATAGCCCAGCTTTCCGAAGAGCCCCGGCAGAGTGGTTGGCCCATAACAATGATCTGTGTGGAGTTGTTCAAGGATTGCCTCCATGTGTTTCACTCGGTACTCCAACAACAGACGACCGAAGCAAGCGCCACAAAATTGTTATAATAGTAGCCATCATTGCTTCTGtggtcttcttccttctcttgtttATATTCATTGGAGCATTCcgcaagagagaaaaagatacaGTACCTGTtgataataatcacatcaaagaAGGTGCATTCTGTATATTGAATTTTGTTGGAAGAGATGTATACAAGGGCATCATCGAAGCCACCGAAGATTTCGATGCCAAGTACTGTATCGGAAGCGGTGCATACGGCAGTGTCTACAGAGCAGAGTTAGCAAGTGGGGAACTGCTAGCGGTGAAGAAGATTCACCTACCAGACACTGAAGGTGCATGCGACGAGCAACCCTTTCAAACTGAGATACAAACTCTTACTCAAATTCGACATCGCAATATCGTCAAGCTTTACGGGTTCTGCTCCTCTCCCCGTCGCAAAtttctggtgtacgagtacatggagaGAGGAAGTCTGGGATCTGTCCTCCGAAGCGAGACTGCAGCTGAATTGGACTGGGTGAAGAGGGTGACCATCGTGAAAGATGTTGCTCGTGCTCTGTTCTACATGCATCATGACTGCACACCGCCTATCGTTCATCGAGATATTACCAGCAACAACATCCTACTTGATTCCGAATTCAAGGCTTGTGTTTCCGACTTTGGAATTGCTCGACTACTGAAGCCGGATTCATCAAATTGGACCATGCTTGCAGGCACACGGGGTTACCTAGCACCAGgtaagtttctctctctctcagatctcGTAGTTTGTGCAAATTAAGAATACCTGCAATTGAGAACATCTTCAAATTATATCTTGGAGTAGATCTCTATGGATTGGCGGTTTGATCATTGGCTCTTGCTGTCTGCAGAGCTTGCATATACAATGAGAGTGACCACCCAATGCGACGTGTACAGTTTCGGAGTGGTGACGCTGGAGTTGCTGATGGGAGAGTATGGAgaagtgctcatttccattctgttgTCTTCACCGATCAACGATAGCTTTGTGAAAGATGTATTAGACCGACGTCTACCCGTTCCTGAGGGTCAAGTTGCGGATGAAGTAGTAGCAGTTTTGAGCTTGGCTCTTCGTAGCGTGGACAACCACCCTGAATCACGCCCGACAATGAAACAGGTCTCCGACAAGTTATGGGTGGTCAGAACACCCCCACCAAGCCTCCGATCTATTGATGCATTGAAGTTTTCTGACTTAATGAACGTGGAGATATGATCTATATGTACTCCTCTGTGCCCCGATGCTTCTTTTGGTCAGGATCGGTAGACTTTGTTTCCGTGTGGCTTGCTTTATTAGTGGTTTCATTCTGCAGCGTGTTTAATAAAAACATCGATTGGCAATCGATCTCTTTTCTGCGTTCAACAGGCTCAGCGGGCAGATCCCTCCCACCATCGCCACTCTCTCTCAGCTCATCTCTTTTGATGTCCAAGGAAATGACATCACGGGGACGATCCCAGCCAGGATCAGTTCTCTCACGAAGCTGAGATCCTTAAATCTCAGTGGAAATAAGATTAGTGGCTCCATCCCTCTTTCGTTAGGCAACATGACAAGCCCCGTCTTCCTCATCCTGTCTGGAAATGGCTTCTCACGAAGCATTCCTGAAGAAATAGGGGATCTCCAGAATCTCCAAGAGTTGGATCTCTCGGCCAACTTTCTCACGGGATCTATTCCTCAAAGCCTGGGAAATTTGACTCAACTCTCCTTGTTGGATCTCTCTCTGAATCATTTATATGGATCCGCTCCTCCAACGCTGGCAAATCTCCAAAACCTTCTTGTCTTGAGCATCTCCAATAATACTCTCACGGCTTCAATTCCTGCCAGTTTGGGTAACTTGACTAGGCTTATCAAGTTGAATCTTTGGGGTGATCACCTCTCTGGGTCCATTCCTCATGAAGTAGGGAATCTTGTCCAGATGACAAATCTAGTACTTGCTCATAATAGTTTACTGGGTTCCATCCCCCTCTCCCTAAGAAATCTTTCGAAGCTTAGCACACTTTATCTCTTCAACAATCACATCTCTGGCACGATTCCTGCTGAATTAGGCAATCTAGTCGAGCTGAGAGACATAGATCTATCACATAATCTATTGACTGGTTTCATCCCTTCCACCCTGGGAAATCTAGCTAGACTAAGGAACCTGATCCTTTCTTATAATGAACTCTCCGGTCCCATCCCTTCTACTTTAGCTAACATGACCTCTCTGATACTATTAGACCTCAGCAATAACCAAATCTCCGGCTGCATCCCACCATCTTTTGCAAATCGAAGTCTAGAAGAACTATCAGTGATCAATAATAGTCTCTCCGGATCGGTCCCAAACCTTACGAGCTTGGTTTCTCTGAAACTGGCATACAATGACCTCTCTGGGCATCTGCCACCAGATGTATGCAGAGGAGGAAAGCTTCAGCATTTCACCGCAGCCTATAACAAGTTCCACGGGCCGATACCAGAGAGCTTGAGAAACTGTTCAAGCCTAGTGCGGGTTCGATTGGACAGGAACAACCACACCGGAGACCTCTTTGATCACTTTGGAGTCTATCCTAATATGAGATATATTGACTTGAGCTACAACAGGTTATCTGGAATGCTTTCATCGGAATGGGGAAGTTGTTCAAACTTGACGAGCTTAAGAATATCCAACAACAGATTAAATGGAACAATTCCATCTGAGATTGGGCAATCAACTCGGCTGGAAGCGCTAGACCTTCTAACATGTAGGACATGTTGATGCATTCAAGCTTTTTCAGCAATCTCTGTATCTATTCTtcttctaacatggtatcagagccttctcGCTGCTCATCTGAGTGTCGGTGTGGAAGCCGGAAGCCTACCTCCACTGCAGTTATTCCCCATCCTCCTCCCCTTCCGGCCCTTCTTTTCCTTCGCCGGTCACCTTCaccaccgccgcctcctcctctttcCTGTCTGGCTGGAAAGGGCAGTGCCGCTGCTTACCACTCCTCCGGCGCCTGCGGGCTTCTTCTCCTGCCTTTCCGACGGAACCACCGGCTCTCTTCCT belongs to Musa acuminata AAA Group cultivar baxijiao chromosome BXJ3-5, Cavendish_Baxijiao_AAA, whole genome shotgun sequence and includes:
- the LOC135639159 gene encoding probable leucine-rich repeat receptor-like protein kinase At1g35710, translating into MASQLHKTLLCATLLLPLLLLPRALLVKASLGSQGRALLHWKATLRSRQSLRSWNLNSSPCNWTGVTCNYPVTVRGLAVITEISLPSMELAGPLDALDFSALGSLLHLNLSYNQLGGIIPPVISALSRLVSLDLTGNLFTSKIPIEIDSMKDIQFLSLSQNQMIGAIPPSLSNLTGLVSLHLDNNKLVGVIPKELGRLHELMYLDLGDNSLFGSIPSGLGNLTKLHHLGLYQNQLTGAIPRELGNLVNLIYLSISNNNLTSGVFSSFGNLTKLQSIFLWRNQLSGPIPFEIGNLVEVINLDFSGNLLTNSIPSSIGNMTKLNNLYLWGNQLSDFIPLEIGNLIEVTDLELSTNLLTGPIPFSIGNMSQLEFLYMDTNQLSGLFPRSVGKLSKLRELHAFDNKLSGPLPMEINNITGLTNLELSNNSFVGYVPPNICKDGALKYLTLDTNNFQGLIPTILKNCTTLERVRLEHNKLTGDVSQCLGVYPHLYYMDLSFNLLSGALSPDWAKWHNLTLFRISNNNITGVIPTEFGQLTKLGELDLSSNYLQGEIPKSFGSLTLLYNLSLGNNQLVGHVPLEIGMLSNLELLDLSSNNLAGRIPDQLGNCMKLRSLKLNNNNFSGTIPLAIGNLVYLQDTFDISQNSLTGEIPFELSKLVMLQSLNLSHNYLSGHLPSSLTYMTSLSTVDVSYNELDGPVPDSPAFRRAPAEWLAHNNDLCGVVQGLPPCVSLGTPTTDDRSKRHKIVIIVAIIASVVFFLLLFIFIGAFRKREKDTVPVDNNHIKEGAFCILNFVGRDVYKGIIEATEDFDAKYCIGSGAYGSVYRAELASGELLAVKKIHLPDTEGACDEQPFQTEIQTLTQIRHRNIVKLYGFCSSPRRKFLVYEYMERGSLGSVLRSETAAELDWVKRVTIVKDVARALFYMHHDCTPPIVHRDITSNNILLDSEFKACVSDFGIARLLKPDSSNWTMLAGTRGYLAPELAYTMRVTTQCDVYSFGVVTLELLMGEYGEVLISILLSSPINDSFVKDVLDRRLPVPEGQVADEVVAVLSLALRSVDNHPESRPTMKQVSDKLSGQIPPTIATLSQLISFDVQGNDITGTIPARISSLTKLRSLNLSGNKISGSIPLSLGNMTSPVFLILSGNGFSRSIPEEIGDLQNLQELDLSANFLTGSIPQSLGNLTQLSLLDLSLNHLYGSAPPTLANLQNLLVLSISNNTLTASIPASLGNLTRLIKLNLWGDHLSGSIPHEVGNLVQMTNLVLAHNSLLGSIPLSLRNLSKLSTLYLFNNHISGTIPAELGNLVELRDIDLSHNLLTGFIPSTLGNLARLRNLILSYNELSGPIPSTLANMTSLILLDLSNNQISGCIPPSFANRSLEELSVINNSLSGSVPNLTSLVSLKLAYNDLSGHLPPDVCRGGKLQHFTAAYNKFHGPIPESLRNCSSLVRVRLDRNNHTGDLFDHFGVYPNMRYIDLSYNRLSGMLSSEWGSCSNLTSLRISNNRLNGTIPSEIGQSTRLEALDLLTCRTC